The genome window GGGAAACCTCCAATAAGACCGCCGGTTAACATTTTGCCCCGCGCTAAGTTGTCCGTCTTATCGTGGTTCTTCTCCTGGCGAACGATGAGGAGGCAATCTCGGGTGCGGGGATCATCCGCCGGGTTTATGATCCAGCATGCGGCACCGGTGGCATACTTTCAGTGGCGGAAGTAGCCACGGAATGGACACTGCTTGCCATGCCGCCCATAGTGGCACCGGTTTCAGTCTAGGAGCACTCGAGATGGTGGAAGACAGCTTTCCAGAGAATCTTCGGCTGCTTTGCAGCTACGCTCATTCGATCACCGAAGTGTGTGAGAAGCTGTCGATCAACCGACAGCAGTTTCATAGGTACCTGAACGGAAAAAGCCGACCCTCGCACAGGAACTTGAGGAATATCTGCGACTTTTTCGGGGTCGAATTGCACGAGATTTTCATGGAAAAGGGAAATTTCAGCACGTTGATTTCTCTGCGCAGCCCTCGTGGACCCGAGATCGATCCGTTCGGCAATTTCATCGCCAAATTGCACAGGGTAAACCCGAACGCGCGCCGTGATATGGCAGAGTATATCGGCTATTATAGATGCTATTTCCGGCAGGTGGAGTTTCCCGGAATGATGCAGTGTTCTCTGATGCGGATGTTCGCCGACCGGGGGTTTGTCTATATATGGAATATCGAGAATTACGGGGCATCGAAGCGGCGGGCGCGGAACCTTCTGTTCTATACCGGAATCGCCTTCCATAACGGTGAGCGTATCATGGTGCATGAGCGCGAAAAGCGGTCCGGGCAGATGATGTGGACCTCGATCCTTTACCCGTCGAGGATGGATCAGGCCTCGCTTATGACGGGACTGAGCCTTGGGGTCAGCAGTGCGATGTCGCGGGATATAGCATGTTACCGGGTGGTGTGGGAGGCGCTGGGGCCTAGGGTTGATGTCCGCTCAGAGATCCGGAAATGTGGTTTGATCAGCCTCGATGATCCGTCAATTCCGTCGGATATCCTTGCAGCGACCCGTAACGATTCCGACCCCGAGGACCAAGTATTCACAGGCCGGCCTTGGGATATTTTCACATCCTGACATACTGTCGCGACATGTAGCTTTTCCCACTACAGAGCACGACTTTGATTCGCCCCAGTCTAGCGCATAGTGATGCGTGAAGGCCGGGCCCGGCCTGTGGTGCGGCAACATTCACGTCGCACGGCTCAGCCACAGTGACCGGACAAACAACGCCAAATCAGCAGGGAGAAACTTATGACTTTCACGAAAACTTCAATCCGGACACTGGCTGGAGCGGCATGTCTTGCCACCGCAGGGCCCGCGCTTGCCACCGACCGGACGGAACCGGTGGTCATTCCCATCGTGAGCGACACCTCGACCGACCTGATCTCGACCATTCTGGGCGCGACATTGGAAAAGGCGGGGTACAACATCGAGTATGTCGATGCAGATTATGCGGCGAGCTTCTCGGGCATTCAGACCGGCGACCTGCATTTCACCGTCTGCTGGCAGTCGACGATGGAGCTTTGCGAAGGCTCGACCGAAAACGGCAAGGCCATCAACGCCGGATCGACGGGTATCCGCACAGCAGAGGGTTGGTGGTATCCGATGTCACTGAAGGAAAATTGCCCGGGTCTGCCCAACTGGAAAGCCCTCACGGAACCTGCCTGTATCGAGGCGCTTGCCACTGCCGAGACTGCACCCAAGGCGCGTTTTGTGGAAGGACCGGCCGACTGGGTCATGCCGGTCGAGGAAATGGCCCGTGCCTTCGACATCGACGTCGAGCCGATCGCATCGGGCAGTGCCGCCGCACTTGTCGCCACGGTCTCGACCGCCGCGCGCCGGGGTGAGCCGGTGGTCGCGTGGGGCTATACACCGCACTGGTACTTCATGAGCGACGAAGGTGAGTTCGTCGAGTTCCCGGAATACCAAGAAGGGTGTCACGACGACCCGTCGTGGGGGGCGAACCCAGATGCGACCTATGATTGCAACGTAGAAACGGGCGTGCTGTGGCTCTTTGCCAACAAGAAATTCATCGATGCCGAACCGGAGGCCGCCGAGATCATCGAGAAGTTTGAGTTGGAAGACAGTCAAGTGACTGATGGCTACCGCAAGGTCGACGTCGAGGGCGTACCGATCGAAACTGTCACCGAACAGTGGATGAACGAAAACGAGGCCATCTGGCAAGCCTGGCTGCAGTAACATCGGTCTAACATCCGCACGGCCTGCTCGCGCGAGTTCACGGCAAGGGATAGACAGGTTCGGATTTCCTCGAACCGGTATAGGATGAGGTGCGGGGTCACATGAAGGACTTGCAGAGTTCAATGATTAAGGACAATTCGGAAAACGTCGTTATCCGGTGCAATGCCGTATGGAAGCTTTACGGCGATGCCGCAAGCGGGCTTGCGCGGGACGGGGCCGGGTCCATCACCGACGAGGTGCTTGCGGAAATGGACGTCATCGCCGCCGTGCGCGATGTCAACCTCGAGGTGAGGCGGGACGAGATTTTCGTGATCATGGGGCTGTCGGGCTCGGGCAAGTCAAGTTTGCTGCGATGCATGACGGGGCTGGTCGAGCTGACGATGGGCGAGCTCGAAGTCGCCGGGTATGAACTTGGTCGCGCAAGCGCGCAGAGGTTGATCGAGATGCGCCGCCATGCTGTGAGTATGGTGTTCCAGGATTTCGCGCTGTTGCCGCATCTAACAGTGCTTGACAATGTGGCGTTTCCACTGCGCATGCAGGGTGTGCCGCGTGCCGAACGGCACCGAAAGGCGAGGGAGTTGGTCGAGCTTGTGGGTCTGGCGGGACGTGAGAGCTATCTACCGCACGAGTTGTCGGGCGGTCAGCAGCAGCGCGTCGGTATTGCCCGGAGCCTGATGACGGAGCCTGAAATCTGGTTTCTTGACGAGCCTTTCTCGGCGCTTGACCCCTTGATCCGGGCAGAGATGCAGAACGAATTCCTACGGATTCAGGGTATGCTTCGTAAATCTATCGTCTTTGTCACACATGATTTTGAAGAGGCGGTGCGGCTGGCCGATCGCATTGCCATCATGCATTCCGGCAAGGTCGTACAAATCGGCACGCCGGAGGAGCTGATCACCAGCCCGGCCGACGACTACGTAGCCAAATTTACCCGGAAGATCCCGCGCCGGCAGGTCATAAAGGTAGGCTCGGTGATGACGCCCGCCAACGGCGTGGCAGCGGGAAATCGAGTCCATGCGTGCGATGTTATCGGCGATGTTGCGGCGCAGGTGGTGAATTCCACGGAGCCAACCGAGGTGGTCGACGATACCGGAGCGCTTGTCGGAATGATTGACGCCAAGACAATGATTCAACTGCTGCTGAACGACGAAGTGACATGATCGCGAGTCTTAACATATACTTTGGTCGGCGCCGGATTGGGGCAGGCTTTGTGATCCTGATCGTTCTACTCGCTGTCGCGGCTCTGAGTATGGCTGATCTGCCGACATGGCTCGTAGATTATCCCGAAAGCATGGTCTGGGAGTTGGCGCCATGGGGAACCGATGCGATCAAGTATGTGGTCCACGACCTAGCCTTGGCTGGCATCACGCTTTCAGAAGTCTCCCGCATGTTCGCGGGCTTGCTAGAGGTTCCGGTAGATCTCATGCGAGGCTCGCTGGCGGAGGGGTTCGAGTTTTATCGCACCGATGGTACTGCGAAAACACTGCCGCCTCTCCCATGGCCTGCGGTCTGTGCTGTCTTCACGTATTTCGCATGGCGGCTGGCCGGGCCGGGCCTTGCTTTCTTCACGGGTTTTACACTGGGGTATTTTCTGATCTTCGGGTTATGGACCTCGGCAATGTTGACGCTGTCTTCGGTAATCTTTGCCGTACTGTTCAGTCTGATGCTCGGCGTTCTGCTGGGTATTCTGGGTTACCGGAGCAGAACCGCCAACCGCATCCTGACGCCCGTCTATGACGTGATGCAGACCATCCCGACATTTTCCTACCTCGTGCCGGTGCTGTTACTGTTCGGGTTCAACCCAGTGGCGGCGATCATCGCCACGGTGATCTACGCGATGCCGCCTATGGCCCGGGTAACGACGATCGCGCTTCAGCGGGTGCCGGAAAATATCGGTGATTTCGGGTCGATGGCCGGCTGTACGCCGCGTCAGAAAATGTGGAACGTATTGCTTCCGGCGGCGCGCCAGCACCTGCTGATCGGCCTGAACCAAGTGATCTTGCTGACCTTCGCCATGGTGATCATCGCATCGGTGATCGGCGCGGGCGGACTTGGCGGCGAGGTCTACAAAGGGCTCAAGGCCCTACGTATCGGCGAGGCCGTCGAGGCGGGGATCGCGATCACGCTGATGGCGGTGCTGCTGGACCGGCTGTCAAAGGCGGCCGCGCTAAAGCGCCCATCTCATGTCCAGACGGTTGCATTGGTCCGGTTGCGCTTAAGGGCGTGGTTGCTTTGCCTTTTGATTACAGCCATCCTGATCGCATTG of Sulfitobacter sp. DSM 110093 contains these proteins:
- a CDS encoding helix-turn-helix transcriptional regulator, with the protein product MDTACHAAHSGTGFSLGALEMVEDSFPENLRLLCSYAHSITEVCEKLSINRQQFHRYLNGKSRPSHRNLRNICDFFGVELHEIFMEKGNFSTLISLRSPRGPEIDPFGNFIAKLHRVNPNARRDMAEYIGYYRCYFRQVEFPGMMQCSLMRMFADRGFVYIWNIENYGASKRRARNLLFYTGIAFHNGERIMVHEREKRSGQMMWTSILYPSRMDQASLMTGLSLGVSSAMSRDIACYRVVWEALGPRVDVRSEIRKCGLISLDDPSIPSDILAATRNDSDPEDQVFTGRPWDIFTS
- a CDS encoding glycine betaine ABC transporter substrate-binding protein, which encodes MTFTKTSIRTLAGAACLATAGPALATDRTEPVVIPIVSDTSTDLISTILGATLEKAGYNIEYVDADYAASFSGIQTGDLHFTVCWQSTMELCEGSTENGKAINAGSTGIRTAEGWWYPMSLKENCPGLPNWKALTEPACIEALATAETAPKARFVEGPADWVMPVEEMARAFDIDVEPIASGSAAALVATVSTAARRGEPVVAWGYTPHWYFMSDEGEFVEFPEYQEGCHDDPSWGANPDATYDCNVETGVLWLFANKKFIDAEPEAAEIIEKFELEDSQVTDGYRKVDVEGVPIETVTEQWMNENEAIWQAWLQ
- a CDS encoding ATP-binding cassette domain-containing protein encodes the protein MKDLQSSMIKDNSENVVIRCNAVWKLYGDAASGLARDGAGSITDEVLAEMDVIAAVRDVNLEVRRDEIFVIMGLSGSGKSSLLRCMTGLVELTMGELEVAGYELGRASAQRLIEMRRHAVSMVFQDFALLPHLTVLDNVAFPLRMQGVPRAERHRKARELVELVGLAGRESYLPHELSGGQQQRVGIARSLMTEPEIWFLDEPFSALDPLIRAEMQNEFLRIQGMLRKSIVFVTHDFEEAVRLADRIAIMHSGKVVQIGTPEELITSPADDYVAKFTRKIPRRQVIKVGSVMTPANGVAAGNRVHACDVIGDVAAQVVNSTEPTEVVDDTGALVGMIDAKTMIQLLLNDEVT
- a CDS encoding ABC transporter permease subunit, producing MADLPTWLVDYPESMVWELAPWGTDAIKYVVHDLALAGITLSEVSRMFAGLLEVPVDLMRGSLAEGFEFYRTDGTAKTLPPLPWPAVCAVFTYFAWRLAGPGLAFFTGFTLGYFLIFGLWTSAMLTLSSVIFAVLFSLMLGVLLGILGYRSRTANRILTPVYDVMQTIPTFSYLVPVLLLFGFNPVAAIIATVIYAMPPMARVTTIALQRVPENIGDFGSMAGCTPRQKMWNVLLPAARQHLLIGLNQVILLTFAMVIIASVIGAGGLGGEVYKGLKALRIGEAVEAGIAITLMAVLLDRLSKAAALKRPSHVQTVALVRLRLRAWLLCLLITAILIALAPFAPFLSEYPGAWTVSTGSFWDDMVLWISDTYYSEIKTIRDTTILYVMRPTKDFLLAAPWSAAIALIALLGWLLNCWRLALVCAVLLGFIVVTGYWDAAMTSFYLVFLATIVTLIIALPVGILAGLSNWADQCVTPVIDTLQTMPNFVYLIPVVMLFSVGEFSGLIAIVAYSLPPGIRYTKEGIRGVARSSIEAAEMSGCSRWQKLCHVQLPLAVPDILLGVNQTVMFAFGMLVITALVGTRGLEHDTLIAISKVQPGEGIVAGLGISFLSIIIDRLIRSGSGHLRIKNARAA